The Vitis vinifera cultivar Pinot Noir 40024 chromosome 18, ASM3070453v1 region CCTCCTGTTGTCAACTACAGAAGGTGAgaatttcctttttcatttggGTTCTAGATATTTCTTGTTATCATGTTCTTATTCTTTTCAATCATGGCATCATGTTTCCTAGAAATGCATTATTTCAACTCGTCAATGTTGGTTACAGATTTAGGGCATAAAgagtaaaataaatgaaaaaggtgagaatttccttttttttcaaatgattttttttttataattggttAGCAAAGTGTTAAGTCCATCAAATGTTGACATTTAGgccctttcttttatttatttatttgcaatgCACATGGATGAACTGATTTAGTGGATCTAGGAAATCTTATGGTGTATGTTATTTGCTTGCAATGCAGCTTCAACCAATTCAAACATGAGTGGAAAGTAACTCATAACTTTGTCGGGATGCTTTAGATtcaaattttacttttctttgaactcttttttatttaattttatttatttttggataaatAAGGACTAAGGTTGAATAGATGGAGGTGCAGTTTCAATAAAAATAGGAGTATAGGTAAGGGAATACTGACCACATCCATTAGTGGATTTATCATGGATTGGATAAGCAGGGAAGGATGGAATATTGAAGTAGGGAAGGATGGAAAGCAAACACATAATTCATTGCCAAAAAAGAATGAAGATACAAATATAAATGTGCTAGGCTTCTAGTAGTAAATTGAGAAAGATATACAAACCAAGGTTGAAAAAGAGTACTTAGAATCCTAATGCATTACTATGCAGTCTAAAGGATGGAAGGTCCATTTGAACCTCACTAACAGGGAGGTGCCTTACTTTGGCAGGGGATCTGTTTACTGGTTGTAGGATCAAGGCCTCTAAATTGAGAGGGTGTTAACTCTCTAGGGAGATCCAAACTTAATGAATCTGAACATCCCATCTCCAAGTGCCTTTCTTCCCCAGAGACACTTGAGAGATAACAACTGCTGCATCCTCTTCTACAAGAAAGCTGTTGAATTCTTGTGCCTTCTCCATAGACCTATCAACAAGGAAAAAATCTCTACTTCTATAGTCAATGTGATCTCCAACCACAACCCCAATTCCCATTTGCTTATAATTCCCCAAGAGCACCCACCGAAGTTAAGCTTAAGACCTTCAAATGTAGGAGGATCCCATACTGGCAAAACTTTGCCTTGAGACGACCTTCTTCCTTTGCACACATCTTTCTAATCAAGCATAATCTAGCTAATAGGAATGTCACTGAACTCTTGGATAAACTATACCAAAGAGGAGGTAATGTTTAACATCCTACAAGGACTCTAGGAccatttgtttttgaaaattttgccaTTCCTCTCCATCCAAATAACCCACAACATGGAGAGCATGGCACCTTGCCATACTACTCTACCTGTTTGGCTTCGCTTGATACCTTTGAGATCAAGACCATCAGATCAAAAAAACCTCCCACTGGAGCTGAAGACAAACTTACTAATTTAAAAAGTCTATTCCACAACCCTAGGATGATATGTGATGAAGGAAAGATGATTGGACTTGCCGTAGTCTGAGCACATAGCTTGACAGAGCTGGTTAGGTCCTGATCTGCAATAAATTGTTGGTATTTGCCTTTTTACTAGTCATTAGCCAAGGAGAGCATCTGATTAGAGGGAAACTTTGGCTTTCCAGATGAAGATATCTGGGCAGCAAGATAATAACAATCAGAAAGGTCATGACAGGCCTAGGAACCAAAGTCCAGACCATCTCTCTTGATTGGAAACCAAAATAGTCTCTCAGTGCATCAATCTTTTAAAGcattcattatttctttttatgtcAAATTATATAAACATCACAATTAGTCTCTTGAAATTCATTTTGGGCCTTTTACCTAACAAATATTTCTGCATATTCTCAGACAGATATTTCATGCTTCTGATGGTGGAAGTCTAGCTTTGGATTGGCTACTGCCTTCTGATGGTAAATAGACagaatttaatattattaatgatTCCTTCTCTCTTTATCTCTCACATGTGCAAGTGAATGCCAGCAGGAGGGCAATGAGCATGTAGGCATGtgctttccatttttctctttgggTTGGTATATTTTGTAGTGGTACATCTTTTCACACCTTCATCGTTAACCTACTTGGAATTCTGTCAACCATCAGTCTTTTTGGTATGCTATCTTTCTATTATATATTTGGTTTACATGCAGTATATGTATAGATACTATCATACTACTAATGCAGCATTGTGCAGCCATAAGTTTTCCTGGTGATAACTCCTTTTTTGTGTCAGGGAAAAACATTCCTTTCAATTCTGGAAATGCATGTATCCTTCAAGTCATTTACTTGTCACTAAGATTTATGTAGTTGTTAAGCGGAAATTGTGTCAATATTGAAATGAATATTGTTATAGCTCGCTTGGTTTTTAGTTTGTGCATCTGTCTTTGATTGCTGATGTTTTGAATTGTATTCTGCGTTCCATTTCTTtagtatatattatttttttttttccttttggaagGATATCTCATACTTCCATTGtttcttattgaaaaaaaaaaaaaaaattccttggtGGGGATTGGAAGGCATCTTTGATATAGTAAATAGACCCTGCCCACTGGGGTCATGAGGCTGGCTTTAGGAGGGGGTGCTTGATTCTTTGAGGTTATCTCAgattaattcaatttaattaacaGCCTAGGATTATATGTCTTATTCAGTGAGTTCAAAGTACActgataaaataaattgtggAAATGCATATAAATATGTACACTGATTTACATGGAAACCCTCAAAGGCAATttatcctttgaggaaaagacCATGGGACTACCAAAGTTTGCTAACTAATTTACTAGGTTAAACAAAGGAGTATGAGAATACAGAATGAATCCTCTTGCAACCAGTCTAGGTCCACGATTCTCAATCTTCATGAATCCTTTTGCTCTTCACAACCTTACATTGTGCTGATGTTGACCAACTTGAAATTTGTACTGATGACCAACTTGAAATTTGTACTGATGTCCttgtattaattttgaatacCCTATTGAAGTCTTGATTTTTccaagcaaaggtggaactagGTAAAAGAAATATCATTCATGGGAGGAGTGCTTTCCAAGGGAGAAGTTGCTTTATTATTGTTAAGGTTAGAGAGAAATAGGAGAGAAAATAATTCTTTTCTTATTTCCTCTAATGTCTTGATACAAGGCTATATATTGAACAAATTTTTTGACTCTAGAATCTAAACAAGGAAATAATGAATCTAACAAGGAAACAAATTAATTCTAGCAAAATTTTAGGATCTACATAATATTGTACAACTATACAATACTTAACTGTGGAAATTGTATTACATGGTCAACAACCTAATCTTAATtcttccaacactccccctcaagttggtgcaaaGGTGTTTTCCATTCCCAACTTGTCAATCATTTGTTGAAAAGCTAAACTTGAGAGTCCTTTAGTGAGAACATTGGCCAGCTGATTTGTAGTACATATATATGGCGTTCACACTTGGCCACTATCCAACTTTTTTCCTTTATGGAATATTTGTCAACCTCTATATGCTTGGTTGGTCATGATGGATTAGGTTATGAGCTATGTTGATGGCAACTTTATTGTCACAATACAATATCATGggttcttgaaattttgatctTGAGATCCCTAAGTATGATCTTAATCCAAAGAAGTTCACAAATACTGTGTCATAGCCCtaaattttctatattattgTCTTCAAACAAGGAAGGAAACAACTTTTTCAACATAGAAAATGGAGGATGTCCTAAACGTCTATGCCGTAGCCAAACTTGATCTTTCCTCTCTTGATAGGTAGTAGAAACCAAGCCTTGAGACCCTAGACTCTTATTCACCATATTTGCTTCCAAGTAGCATAGCCATCTTTTAATTTAGCATGCCCAATCATCTTATCCATGACAAAGTCCTAAAAAATGCAACTAGTGGACATGAATACAACAAAACAATTTAGTTCGTTAGTGAGTTCTCCTATGGACAACAAATTGTAAGATAGATTTGGAACTTGAAGGACAGATTTTGGAGATAACATTAGTGATATTTGGACACTTCTGTTTCCAACTATAGGAGAAAAAGATCCATCGAccactttgtttttttgttttcccaaaCCAGGAGAATATGTAGAAAAAATTCTAGAGGAGCTAGTCACATGGTTTGAAGCACCTGAATCAATGATCCGTATAATATGATGGCCATTTTTGGAGTTAACTAAGACATAACTATTACTTGATTGAGCCATGGAGTGAGAACCTGAAATTGGAACTAAGTCCGAGGTTTGGTTCTTAAACTGGTTTAATTTCTTAGATTCTCAATGTTGCTTTGGCTGAACATCGTAGCCTCTTGAGAATCCTCTactgtcaaaggacagcttttgttaaaggacagctttgctgtccacactaggacagctttgctggtcaaaggacagctatcaaaggacagctttgttgtcacacttccttccttattttagcccacacttgctgtccacacttccttccttaaTTTAACCCACCCTTCtctccttattttagcccacaattgtttccttatttcttcatttattattttgtacagttaacatatattatttgacagattatagtttacatgtatagggctagaatcatactggaatttatttgcttttatttgctttccatgtaaagcatccttgtaaagtctatatataatatacaaaactcaaggccaaggtattcggtcattcacacgatattttgacatggtatcagagcaaggttgctaatttttcttccctcaaattctTTTCTGTCTTTTCGGTTTCGGAAGTGCCTCTCGTGTCTTTCGGTCAAGTCTGTGTTGATCACTTCGTGGGTCAGTTTTCTTCTGGGATTTTTTTTGGTCAATCCTTTTGTCTCgggttctatttattttctatggattcCGCACCTCTGTGTGTTAAGTTTACAGGCACAAATTATTCTACCTGGGCATTTCAGTTTGAATTTTTTCTCAAGGGAAAAGACCTTTGGGGTCATATTGATGGCACGGATGTTGAAAAACCATCCACTTTTGAAAAATCTCAGGATGTTGGGTTTTCTCCTTCATGGGCTGTGCTTGATGCACGCATCATGTCTTGGCTTCTTGGTTCAGTGGAGCCTCATATTGTCACCCACTTGCGGCCCCATCGCTCCGCTCAATCTATGTGGGcttatttgaagaaagtttaTCATCAGGATAACGATGCTCGTCGCTTTCAATTAGAACATGCGATTGCCATGTTTCAACATGGTAGTCTTTCCATCCAGGACTACTACTCGGCATTTCTGACTCTTTGGCATGAATATGCTGATTTGGTTACAGCGGATGTTCCTATTGCCGCTCTCTCAACTATTCAGGCTATTCACGCGACTACCCGGCGTGATCAGTTTCTTATGAAACTACGTCCGGAATATGAATCTGTTCACTCCTCTTTACTGAATAGATCTCCTGTTCCctctcttgatatttgttttggtgAGTTACTTCGCGAAGAGCAACGCCTTAGTACTCAAGCTATTTTGGAGCAATCTCATGGCAGTTCCAGGACGACAACTGTAGTTTATGCTGCCCAAGGACGCGGACCACCTATGCATTCTAAAAACTTGCAGTGTTTTTGCTGCAAGGAATATGGGCATATTGCTGCCACTTGCCCTAAGAAGTTTTGTTCTTATTGCAAGAAGAAAGGTCACATTATCAAAGAATGTCGTATTCGCCCCCAGAATCGTCAGGCCCAAGCATTTCAGACTTCGGTTATTGTCCCTCCTGTAGCAACACACGACTCTCCTTCAGCTGCGTGCTCTGTTCCTGCACCTCCTGCACCAGATTACTGCACCCCAGAAATGGTGCAACGGATATTAATTTCAGCATTATCAGCAATGGGGTTTCAAGGTAACAATTCTACTAAACTCTGGTACGTGGACTCGGGGGCCTCTAATCACATGACTAATAATCCCACCGCTTTGTGTCATGTTCGGCCCTACGCTGGTCAATCTTCCATTCAGACTGCCAATGGCAGCTCTTTGCCCATAGCTGCTATCGGCGATGCCTCTTCTAAGTTCACTGATATGTTTCTTGCCCCTCAGCTTTCCACGAATCTTATTTCTGTTGGCCAATTAGTTGATAACAATTGTGCTGTTAATTTTTCTGGTAATGGTTGTGTTGTGCAGGACCAGGTAACGGGGAAGCCGATCGCGAAGGGACCTAAAGTGGGGCGCttgtttccactatttttacCTATTCCAGATTTTTCTCCACGTTCTTCTATTAAGTCTTTTGCTTGTAATAATGTTTCAGATCTTAGTATGGTGTGGCATCGTCGTTTAGGCCATCCCAATACTCAAATCTTATCTCATGTATTGAACTCTGATTtacctggtaataaggatcgttATTCTTTATCTCTTGAGTGTGATTCTTGCAAACTTGGTAAAAGTAAAACTCTTCCCTTCCCTTTGCATGCAAGTAGAGCATCTCACTGCTTTGATCTTAtccatagtgatgtttggggaccttcccCGGTTAGTTCAcatgagaaatttaaatattatgtgactttcattgatgatcatagCAGATTTACTTGGGTCTACTTTCTTCGCTCTAAATCTGAGGTCTTTTGTACTTTCACTGAGTTTTTAGCGTATGTTGACAATcaattttctacttctattaAGACATTACGCACAGATTCTGGTGGTGAGTATTTGTCTACTGAGTTTCAAGCATTCTTGGCTTCTAAGGGTATTATTCATCAACGTTCATGTCCctctactcctcaacaaaatggagttgccgAACGCAAAAATCGTCATCTTTTAGATGTGGTACGTACTCTCTTGTTAGAATCTTCTGTTCCATCCATGTTTTGGGTAGAGGCTCTAAAAACTGCTACTCACTTGATTAATCGTTTACCTTCTCAAGTCCTACATATGGAGTCTCCCTATTTCCGCTTATTTGCTAAGCAACCTAGTTATGATCACCTTCGTATTTTTGGTTGTGTATGCTTTGTTCATTTACCTCCTCATGAGCGACATAAATTATCTGCTCAATCTGTTCGATGTGCTTTCTTGGGATATAATATGTGTCAAAAGGGATTTGTTTGCTATGATCCTACATTACATCGTACACGTATTTCTaggaatgttattttctttgaaaatcaacatttcttTCCTGTATCCTCTTCTACTGTGTCATCCTCTTCTACTGTGGTCCTTCCCTCCTTTGAGCAACAGTTCTCAGATCTTCATCCAGTTAGTTCTTGCTTTCAACCAGGTATTGTGTATACGAGACGCTCCCGCCCACAGTCTCTTTCGGTGGCTCACCCGATATCTGATCCTACCACGCTCCAGATGCAGTCAGTTGCAGCACCTTCAGTACGTCGCTCTTCTCGAGTGTCTGTACCTCCGAATAGGAAGAAATTGCCGCTCTAGAGGCCAATCACACTTGGGACATTGAGCCCTGTCCTCTCACTATTGTTCCTctgggttgcaaatgggtttacTCAGTCAAGGTCCGATCTGATGGAAGTTTGGATCGTTACAAAGCTCGGCTTGTTGCACTTGGGAATAATCAGGAATATGGTGTCAATTATGAAGAGACCTTTGCTCCTGTGGCTAAAATGACTACTGTTCGTACGATTCTAGCTCTTGCTGCTTCCAGTGATTGGCCAttacatcagatggatgtaaaaaatgcttttcttcatggggatcttaaaGAGTGTATTTATATGAAGCCACCCCCGGGATTGTTTCCCTCTCCGACTTCACATGTGTGTAAGCTTCGTCGCtctctttatggtctcaaacaggCTCCGAGGGCCTGGTTTGAGAAATTCCGCACCactttattacaattttcattcaggCAGAGCAAGTATGACACTTCCTTGTTTCTTCGGAAATCAGACATGGgtattgttgttcttttggtttatgttgatgatattgtgatCACTGGTTCCGATTCTGCTTTACTTGGTCAGCTCAAAACTCATCTCTCCGAGTCctttcatatgaaagatcttggaccTCTCACATATTTTCTTGGTCTTGAGGTGCATCATAGTTCCTCTGGTATTTCCCTCAATCAACATAAGTATGCGAGTGACTTGGTGGCTACAGCTGGTCTACAAGGGGCTACTTCTGTTGATACTCCCATGGAATTAAATGTCAAGCTTCGCAAAGAGGAGGGCGACTTACTTGCTGATCCCAGTTTATACAGGAAGTTGGTGGGTAGCCTTgtttatctcaccattactagaCCGGACATTTCTTTTGCTGTACAGCAAGTCAGCCAGTTCCTTCAGACTCCTCGTCATCTTCATTTGGCTGCTGTTCGTAGGATCATACGCTATGTTCAAGGCACTTCTACTCGTGGCTTGTTCTTCCCTGCAGGCAATTCTACTCGCCTTGCTGCTTAtagtgatgctgattgggcaggtTGTGCGGATACCCGTCGCTCCATCACTGGTT contains the following coding sequences:
- the LOC104882635 gene encoding uncharacterized protein LOC104882635, producing the protein MHSKNLQCFCCKEYGHIAATCPKKFCSYCKKKGHIIKECRIRPQNRQAQAFQTSVIVPPVATHDSPSAACSVPAPPAPDYCTPEMVQRILISALSAMGFQGPGNGEADREGT